In the genome of Streptomyces racemochromogenes, one region contains:
- a CDS encoding MFS transporter → MTETAAHTAPAPPHRPLRQLLAASVGNAVEWYDWYAYTFLATHIARQVFPPGAGGSMVPLLSTFAVFAVGFFMRPVGGLLMGAIADRRGRRTALTVTILLMGGSSLLVGLTPAYASVGVLSPVVLVTARLLQGLSVGGEFAASTTFLVESAGPGRRGLFSSFQYVSTSIGQLAASGLAALLVTALPEDAMNGWGWRVPFLLGAVLSLAGFWIRRGAEETLAPHPATAPRPGLFDALRHHPRASLLIGGITAGGTLAYYTWTSYLPTYAELETGMAKGDALLAGTLSLAFFALLQPIGGLLSDRFGRKPSLLFFGLGFAVLVVPLLRALDGSFLSLLLVQCAGMVLLTGFTSISAAVNAEVFPARVRAAGIGFPYSLTVALFGGTAPYIGTLLQELGLPGLFPWYVAVLCLCSSAVYLRLPESAHRPLDR, encoded by the coding sequence ATGACAGAGACCGCCGCGCACACCGCCCCCGCCCCACCGCACCGCCCCTTACGCCAGCTGCTGGCCGCGTCCGTCGGCAACGCCGTGGAGTGGTACGACTGGTACGCGTACACCTTCCTGGCCACCCACATCGCCCGGCAGGTCTTCCCGCCCGGCGCGGGCGGTTCCATGGTCCCGCTGCTCTCCACCTTCGCCGTCTTCGCCGTCGGATTCTTCATGCGCCCGGTCGGCGGGCTCCTGATGGGCGCGATCGCCGACCGCCGGGGCCGGCGGACCGCGCTCACCGTCACCATCCTGCTCATGGGAGGCAGCAGCCTCCTGGTCGGCCTCACCCCGGCGTACGCGTCCGTCGGCGTGCTCTCCCCGGTCGTCCTCGTGACCGCCCGGCTGCTCCAGGGCCTGTCCGTCGGCGGGGAGTTCGCCGCCTCGACCACCTTCCTCGTGGAGTCCGCGGGACCCGGCCGCCGAGGCCTCTTCTCGTCCTTCCAGTACGTCTCCACCTCCATCGGCCAGCTCGCCGCCTCCGGCCTCGCCGCGCTGCTCGTGACCGCGCTCCCCGAGGACGCCATGAACGGCTGGGGATGGCGCGTGCCCTTCCTGCTCGGCGCCGTCCTCAGCCTCGCCGGGTTCTGGATCCGGCGAGGCGCGGAGGAGACCCTTGCCCCCCACCCCGCCACGGCCCCCCGCCCCGGGCTGTTCGACGCCCTGCGCCACCACCCCCGCGCCTCGCTGCTGATCGGCGGCATCACGGCCGGGGGCACCCTCGCGTACTACACGTGGACCTCGTACCTGCCGACGTACGCCGAACTCGAGACCGGCATGGCCAAGGGGGACGCGCTGCTCGCCGGGACGCTGTCCCTGGCGTTCTTCGCCCTGCTCCAGCCGATCGGCGGCCTGCTGTCCGACCGCTTCGGCCGCAAGCCCTCCCTGCTGTTCTTCGGGCTCGGCTTCGCCGTGCTCGTCGTACCGCTGCTGCGCGCCCTGGACGGATCGTTCCTCTCCCTGCTGCTCGTCCAGTGCGCCGGCATGGTGCTGCTCACCGGCTTCACCTCCATCTCGGCGGCCGTCAACGCGGAGGTGTTCCCGGCGCGGGTGCGGGCGGCGGGCATCGGCTTCCCGTACTCGCTGACGGTCGCGCTCTTCGGCGGCACGGCCCCGTACATCG
- a CDS encoding YhjD/YihY/BrkB family envelope integrity protein: MLWASWWRTRSRELAETGRRIRYRGEARFPVITRLAERLIAVNVFDSATRVAAQVLLTVVPLLFVVASLAPPALQEQLTSSLRALFGLTGESGEQLDEVFAGTDDGVQNAVGVVGSVMVLLSATAVSRAVQRLCRRAWGIPRGAARIAVWRWVVWIAVWTVLLVVQGPVRDGFGAGLWLGVPLTLLLQTAAWWWTQHLLLGGVIGWWPMLPGALLTAMAVTALSLGARLYMPVAMNRVLGEFGAFGSVFVLLSWLIVLCVAIAVGLSTGAVLAREPFLADRLGSPVRDPGSGAP, from the coding sequence GTGCTGTGGGCATCGTGGTGGCGGACCCGTTCGCGGGAGCTCGCGGAGACCGGACGGCGGATCCGGTACCGCGGCGAGGCCCGCTTCCCGGTGATCACCCGTCTGGCGGAGCGCCTGATCGCGGTGAACGTCTTCGACTCGGCGACCCGGGTCGCCGCTCAGGTCCTCCTGACGGTCGTTCCCCTGCTGTTCGTCGTCGCCTCGCTCGCCCCGCCGGCCCTCCAGGAGCAGCTGACCTCGTCGTTGCGCGCCCTGTTCGGTCTCACCGGCGAGTCCGGTGAGCAGCTCGACGAGGTCTTCGCGGGGACGGACGACGGCGTGCAGAACGCGGTGGGGGTGGTGGGGTCGGTGATGGTGCTGCTGTCGGCGACCGCGGTGAGCCGGGCGGTCCAGCGGCTGTGCAGACGCGCGTGGGGGATCCCGCGGGGCGCGGCCCGGATCGCGGTCTGGCGCTGGGTCGTGTGGATCGCCGTCTGGACGGTCCTGCTGGTGGTGCAGGGCCCGGTGCGGGACGGGTTCGGCGCGGGACTGTGGCTGGGCGTCCCCCTCACCCTCCTCCTCCAGACGGCGGCGTGGTGGTGGACGCAGCACCTGCTGCTGGGCGGTGTGATCGGCTGGTGGCCGATGCTGCCCGGGGCGCTGCTCACCGCGATGGCCGTCACCGCGCTGTCGCTCGGCGCGCGCCTGTACATGCCGGTGGCCATGAACCGGGTGCTGGGCGAGTTCGGGGCGTTCGGCTCGGTCTTCGTGCTGCTCTCGTGGCTGATCGTGCTGTGCGTGGCCATCGCGGTCGGTCTCAGCACGGGCGCCGTGCTGGCTCGGGAACCGTTCCTCGCCGACCGCCTGGGCAGCCCCGTCCGGGACCCGGGCAGCGGAGCGCCCTGA
- a CDS encoding 2OG-Fe dioxygenase family protein, with protein sequence MDEADDSGWRAGGGSGGPRGDEEVRAAVAEARRVVAARGWYLMAPAVLSRCLGVAAAEWARIDRHWEELAADPYAAETGTSRLRRYGQFLLPRRGGGIMPLPHEVFVQPDRSNPLYVDVERRFEPLTGAFRAEPMLGALIGLLGEVAAGLDDAEEWIVRVHPFRVVARPGGLGQPTPEGRHKDGVTLVSSLLVGRRNVTGGRSTVYDAEGREVEATTLSEPGTLLLSDDRATWHAVSPVRPEDDGGPGHRDVLVVTLAAR encoded by the coding sequence ATGGACGAGGCGGACGACTCCGGATGGCGGGCAGGGGGCGGGAGCGGCGGTCCCCGGGGTGACGAGGAGGTGCGGGCGGCGGTCGCGGAAGCGCGGCGGGTGGTCGCGGCCCGCGGGTGGTACCTGATGGCCCCGGCCGTGCTCTCCCGGTGCCTGGGCGTGGCCGCGGCGGAGTGGGCGAGGATCGACCGGCACTGGGAGGAGCTCGCCGCGGACCCGTACGCGGCCGAGACGGGGACGAGCCGGCTGCGCCGGTACGGACAGTTCCTCCTGCCCCGGCGCGGTGGCGGCATCATGCCGCTGCCGCACGAGGTCTTCGTGCAGCCCGACCGCAGCAACCCGCTCTACGTGGACGTCGAGCGGCGCTTCGAACCGCTCACCGGCGCCTTCCGGGCCGAGCCGATGCTCGGCGCCCTGATCGGGCTGCTCGGTGAGGTCGCCGCGGGGCTGGACGACGCCGAGGAGTGGATCGTGCGGGTCCACCCGTTCCGCGTCGTCGCGCGTCCCGGAGGTCTGGGGCAGCCCACGCCCGAAGGCCGTCACAAGGACGGCGTCACGCTGGTCTCCTCGCTCCTCGTCGGCCGCCGGAACGTCACCGGCGGCCGCAGCACCGTCTACGACGCCGAGGGCAGGGAGGTCGAGGCCACCACTCTCAGCGAGCCCGGCACGCTCCTGCTCAGTGACGACCGCGCCACCTGGCACGCCGTCTCACCCGTGCGGCCCGAGGACGACGGCGGTCCCGGCCACCGGGACGTCCTGGTCGTCACGCTCGCGGCCCGCTGA
- a CDS encoding carboxylate-amine ligase, protein MSNQAPAPAPDTGGAAVTIGVEEEFFLVDPHTRLVVPAGPAVAARAAREAGDRVTQEFALGQVEGRTRPCRSADELRAELEQVRGALVAAARAEGVRLCASGTAVLQDPGPVQVAGHPRYRAGRLQYRGMMDDFAVSALHVHVHLPDRELAVRTVNHLRPWLPLLIAASANSPYHRGLDTGYASWRTVIRHRFPCLGPPPYAASWREHERLAVTIADTEAMLDARTPFWDLRPNPRLPTLEVRAMDVLQDVGDTVAFAVLLRALVRTAAARGEAGDPGPPWAGEVLRAACWRAARDGWGGDLFHPATGRPCPAGDLARELVDLVRGALEDAGDLDEVTGLFDRLAELGDGASRQRAWAAAGAGPEEVADRLVAATARGTGGDGVSGPRA, encoded by the coding sequence ATGAGCAACCAAGCGCCCGCGCCCGCTCCCGACACCGGCGGAGCGGCCGTGACGATCGGGGTGGAGGAGGAGTTCTTCCTCGTCGATCCCCACACCCGCCTCGTCGTGCCGGCCGGACCGGCCGTGGCCGCCCGTGCCGCGCGCGAGGCGGGTGACCGGGTGACGCAGGAGTTCGCCCTCGGCCAGGTCGAAGGACGCACCCGCCCCTGCCGCTCCGCGGACGAGCTGCGCGCGGAGCTGGAGCAGGTGCGCGGGGCCCTCGTCGCGGCGGCCCGCGCCGAGGGGGTCCGTCTGTGCGCGTCGGGGACGGCGGTGCTCCAGGATCCCGGGCCGGTGCAGGTGGCCGGTCATCCCCGCTACCGGGCCGGGCGCTTGCAGTACCGCGGCATGATGGACGACTTCGCCGTCAGCGCCCTGCACGTCCACGTCCACCTGCCGGACCGCGAGCTCGCCGTACGCACGGTGAACCACCTGCGCCCCTGGCTGCCGCTGCTGATCGCGGCGAGCGCCAACTCCCCCTATCACCGGGGGCTCGACACCGGATACGCCAGCTGGCGGACGGTCATCCGCCACCGCTTCCCCTGCCTGGGCCCACCGCCCTACGCCGCCTCGTGGCGGGAGCACGAACGCCTGGCCGTCACGATCGCCGACACCGAGGCGATGCTGGACGCGCGGACGCCGTTCTGGGACCTGCGCCCCAACCCCCGGCTGCCCACCCTGGAGGTGCGGGCGATGGACGTCCTGCAGGACGTCGGCGACACGGTCGCCTTCGCCGTCCTCCTGCGCGCCCTCGTGCGCACCGCCGCCGCCCGGGGCGAGGCGGGGGACCCGGGGCCGCCCTGGGCGGGCGAGGTGCTGCGCGCCGCCTGCTGGAGGGCCGCCCGCGACGGCTGGGGCGGTGACCTCTTCCATCCGGCGACCGGCCGGCCCTGCCCGGCCGGGGACCTCGCGCGGGAGCTGGTGGACCTCGTGCGCGGCGCGCTGGAGGACGCCGGAGACCTGGACGAGGTCACCGGGCTCTTCGACCGGCTCGCCGAGCTCGGTGACGGCGCATCCCGGCAGCGGGCCTGGGCGGCCGCGGGAGCCGGGCCCGAGGAAGTGGCGGACCGGCTGGTGGCGGCCACGGCACGCGGGACGGGCGGGGACGGGGTCAGCGGGCCGCGAGCGTGA
- a CDS encoding WhiB family transcriptional regulator, translated as MPNLSLLPGPAHRHWAWQAEALCQEVGAEQFYGPWHERRKDREQRDAQAKRLCSACPVREVCLRHALSTQEPYGVWGGLTARERRKLRTGYRPASAPQGETGPATSEAAGR; from the coding sequence ATGCCGAATCTTTCCCTCCTCCCGGGACCCGCGCACAGGCACTGGGCCTGGCAGGCCGAAGCCCTGTGCCAGGAGGTGGGCGCGGAGCAGTTCTACGGGCCCTGGCACGAACGGCGCAAGGACCGTGAGCAGCGCGACGCGCAGGCGAAGAGGCTCTGCTCGGCCTGCCCGGTGCGGGAGGTCTGCCTGCGGCACGCGCTGAGCACTCAGGAGCCGTACGGGGTGTGGGGCGGGCTGACCGCGCGGGAGCGGCGGAAGCTGCGTACCGGCTACCGGCCCGCGAGTGCGCCGCAGGGTGAGACCGGGCCGGCCACGTCCGAGGCAGCCGGCCGGTGA
- a CDS encoding PRC-barrel domain-containing protein has protein sequence MITQEQLRAMDGCAAYTEQGRRVGGVECVLVDDTTGRPEWARIADGARGPGGVFVPLRHAAFEDGRLVLPYPVSLIEGAPRAAPDRGSVLSVVEEKQLFAHYGLRDVREEVNAESGAGWGHMDRAAAIREGTGGREPRVSRLEPGRLGR, from the coding sequence ATGATCACACAGGAGCAGTTGAGGGCCATGGACGGGTGCGCGGCGTACACGGAGCAGGGCCGGCGCGTGGGCGGGGTGGAGTGCGTCCTCGTGGACGACACCACCGGCAGGCCCGAATGGGCACGGATCGCCGACGGAGCCCGCGGCCCGGGAGGGGTCTTCGTGCCGCTGCGCCACGCCGCCTTCGAGGACGGGCGTCTGGTGCTGCCGTACCCCGTGTCGCTGATCGAGGGGGCTCCCCGTGCCGCGCCGGACCGCGGGAGCGTCCTGTCGGTCGTGGAGGAGAAGCAGTTGTTCGCGCACTACGGCCTCAGGGACGTCCGGGAAGAGGTGAACGCCGAGAGCGGCGCCGGCTGGGGGCACATGGACCGGGCCGCGGCCATCCGGGAGGGGACGGGCGGCCGGGAGCCGCGGGTGTCCCGGCTCGAGCCGGGGCGGCTCGGGCGGTGA
- a CDS encoding STAS domain-containing protein, with protein MTSPPSAPLTLTPSASRGTGRVELSGDLDHHHADLLVETVGRLLAEQPGLRDLRLDCAGLSAVDSSGLAALLMVRRRTDRAGAELHLDGRPAHLNRLLEITGTLHHLTAPTPRAGAAGGPQRAAPRTAPAEQPPPGATGPTA; from the coding sequence ATGACGAGCCCGCCCTCCGCCCCGCTCACCCTGACGCCCTCCGCCTCCCGCGGCACCGGGCGCGTCGAGCTGAGCGGCGACCTCGACCACCACCACGCCGACCTCCTCGTCGAAACCGTCGGCCGGCTCCTCGCCGAGCAGCCCGGCCTACGGGACCTGCGGCTGGACTGCGCCGGCCTGTCGGCCGTGGACTCCAGCGGGCTGGCGGCCCTCCTGATGGTCCGGCGACGCACCGACAGGGCGGGCGCGGAACTCCACCTCGACGGCCGGCCCGCACATCTGAACCGCCTCCTGGAGATCACCGGCACCCTGCACCACCTCACGGCACCGACGCCGCGAGCCGGAGCCGCCGGCGGCCCCCAGCGCGCCGCTCCCCGCACCGCCCCCGCGGAACAGCCGCCCCCGGGCGCGACGGGCCCGACGGCCTGA
- a CDS encoding cobalamin B12-binding domain-containing protein produces MSPSVTSASPAGELCARVWESVMAFDEAATVATLLRALDAGMSAEALLLDVIASVQGRVGREWAANRITVAQEHAATAINDRALAAVALHRSVPASPARGRITVACVDGEWHALPARLLAEVLRIRGWRIDYLGAQVTAPHLVAHLHRTGPDAVALSGSLATRLPAAHATITACQAVGTPVIVGGAAFGPEGRYARLLGADAWAPDARAAADALDLGPLPQPRPGHQAIDDLPHLKDQEYTLVARSRPRLVRAVFEALEAAHPAVRDYSEAQREHTAEDLSHVVEFLAAALYTDDEDLFGGFLLWTAGVLEARRVPAASLLSALAFLERELQDFPRATTILRAGAARLTHIPATRTAE; encoded by the coding sequence GTGAGCCCGTCCGTGACCTCCGCCTCGCCGGCCGGTGAGCTGTGCGCGCGGGTGTGGGAGTCGGTGATGGCCTTCGACGAGGCCGCCACGGTCGCCACCCTGCTCCGCGCCCTTGACGCGGGCATGAGCGCGGAAGCGCTCCTGCTCGACGTCATCGCCTCCGTGCAGGGGCGGGTCGGCCGGGAGTGGGCGGCCAACCGCATCACCGTCGCCCAGGAGCACGCCGCGACGGCCATCAACGACCGGGCCCTGGCAGCCGTCGCCCTGCACCGCTCCGTGCCCGCGTCACCGGCACGCGGCCGGATCACCGTGGCCTGCGTGGACGGCGAATGGCACGCCCTGCCCGCCCGGCTCCTGGCCGAGGTGCTGCGGATCAGGGGCTGGCGCATCGACTACCTCGGCGCCCAGGTGACCGCCCCCCACCTCGTCGCCCACCTGCACCGCACCGGCCCGGACGCCGTGGCGCTCTCCGGCTCCCTGGCGACCCGCCTGCCCGCCGCGCACGCGACCATCACCGCCTGCCAGGCCGTCGGCACGCCCGTGATCGTCGGCGGGGCCGCGTTCGGGCCCGAGGGCCGCTACGCGCGGCTGCTGGGCGCGGACGCCTGGGCCCCCGACGCGCGCGCCGCCGCCGACGCGCTGGACCTCGGACCGCTCCCGCAGCCCCGCCCCGGTCACCAGGCCATCGACGACCTGCCCCACCTGAAGGACCAGGAGTACACACTGGTCGCCCGCAGCCGCCCGCGGCTGGTCAGGGCCGTGTTCGAGGCACTGGAGGCCGCACACCCGGCCGTGCGCGACTACTCCGAAGCGCAGCGCGAGCACACCGCCGAAGACCTCTCCCACGTCGTCGAGTTCCTCGCCGCCGCCCTCTACACGGACGACGAGGACCTCTTCGGCGGCTTCCTGCTGTGGACCGCCGGAGTCCTGGAAGCCCGCCGCGTGCCGGCCGCCTCACTGCTGTCGGCCCTGGCCTTCCTGGAGCGGGAACTCCAGGACTTCCCCCGCGCCACCACCATCCTGCGGGCCGGCGCCGCCCGCCTGACCCACATCCCCGCGACCAGGACAGCTGAATGA
- a CDS encoding PP2C family protein-serine/threonine phosphatase: MLVADAGAVVVHANEAAGLVFPDARPGSPMADTVPGWLVSAHARHTTALPAQRPAARSATARGPVGERSYEAHPTPRDDGTVVWWLVDDTDHRLAREALSTERRRTEFLVRSSNLLLSSLNLDRCMDVTAQMAADHLADAALVIAPAQGPELPVVSCLRGGSPSVSRGAVDPADVPGLAEALQGFPPVPSRWIDPSAAPAWLVPAGLATLGSIVITPLPGHGVPAGALVLLRAEGAAPFTEDEEVFARLFAARAGAAMSAARLYAEQASITDTLMRELLPPSLHQVSGVEYAGGYRPSRDHERVGGDFYDVHPAADEGASSLVVLGDVCGKGLEAAVMTGKIRSTLHALLPMADDHHRMLSLLNTSLLNSENARFVTMVLASAARDGNAVRLRLTSAGHPAPLILRSDGRVEEADTKGTLVGALPQITTETARVTLAPGDTCVLYTDGISEARGGPMGGAMFGEERLRRALSKCAAMPAEAVVEHVQMLTSQWVGTGRHDDMAVVVISAPRTNHLSAVDGHTRGRFTA, from the coding sequence GTGCTGGTGGCGGACGCCGGCGCGGTCGTGGTCCACGCCAACGAGGCGGCGGGGCTGGTGTTCCCGGACGCCCGCCCCGGCTCGCCCATGGCGGACACGGTCCCCGGCTGGCTGGTGTCGGCGCACGCGCGCCACACCACGGCCCTTCCCGCCCAGCGCCCGGCCGCCCGGTCCGCCACCGCCCGCGGACCCGTCGGCGAGCGCTCCTACGAGGCGCACCCGACACCCCGTGACGACGGCACCGTCGTGTGGTGGCTGGTGGACGACACCGACCACCGGCTGGCCCGGGAAGCCCTGTCGACGGAACGCAGACGCACCGAGTTCCTCGTCCGCTCCTCCAACCTCCTGCTCTCGTCCCTGAACCTCGACCGCTGCATGGACGTCACGGCGCAGATGGCGGCCGACCACCTCGCCGACGCGGCACTGGTGATCGCCCCCGCGCAGGGACCCGAGCTGCCGGTCGTCTCGTGCCTGCGGGGCGGCAGCCCGTCCGTGTCCCGCGGCGCCGTCGACCCCGCCGACGTGCCCGGGCTGGCCGAGGCGCTCCAGGGCTTCCCGCCCGTCCCCTCCCGCTGGATCGACCCGTCCGCCGCTCCGGCCTGGCTGGTACCGGCCGGGCTCGCCACCCTGGGGTCGATCGTCATCACCCCCCTGCCCGGACACGGCGTGCCCGCCGGCGCCCTGGTGCTGCTGCGCGCCGAGGGAGCGGCCCCCTTCACGGAGGACGAGGAGGTCTTCGCGCGCCTGTTCGCCGCCCGCGCAGGCGCCGCGATGTCGGCCGCCCGCCTCTACGCGGAACAGGCCTCGATCACCGACACCCTGATGCGCGAACTCCTGCCCCCCTCGCTGCACCAGGTCTCCGGCGTGGAGTACGCAGGCGGCTACCGCCCGTCGAGGGACCACGAAAGGGTCGGCGGCGACTTCTACGACGTACACCCCGCCGCCGACGAGGGGGCGTCCTCCCTGGTCGTCCTCGGAGACGTGTGCGGCAAGGGCCTGGAAGCGGCCGTGATGACCGGCAAGATCCGCAGCACCCTGCACGCCCTCCTGCCGATGGCCGACGACCACCACCGGATGCTCAGCCTGCTCAACACCTCGCTGCTGAACTCCGAGAACGCCCGGTTCGTCACCATGGTGCTGGCCTCCGCGGCCCGTGACGGCAACGCCGTACGGCTGCGCCTGACCAGTGCCGGCCACCCCGCTCCGCTGATCCTGCGTTCCGACGGCCGGGTGGAGGAGGCCGACACGAAGGGAACGCTGGTCGGGGCGCTGCCCCAGATCACCACGGAGACGGCCCGGGTGACCCTCGCACCCGGCGACACCTGCGTCCTGTACACCGACGGGATCAGCGAGGCTCGGGGAGGTCCCATGGGCGGTGCGATGTTCGGGGAGGAGCGGCTGCGCCGCGCCCTGTCGAAGTGCGCGGCGATGCCCGCCGAGGCCGTGGTGGAGCACGTGCAGATGCTCACCTCCCAGTGGGTGGGCACGGGCCGCCACGACGACATGGCCGTGGTCGTCATCTCGGCGCCGCGCACCAACCACCTCAGCGCCGTGGACGGCCACACCCGAGGACGGTTCACCGCGTGA
- a CDS encoding STAS domain-containing protein yields the protein MTGEQVVVTSTAEGNVTVIGLHGEVDEDNAPLLARALAQAAEGGPRTVVDLSGADFVDSSVLHALLRAQRAHTAAGGALVLAGPFHTGVRRLFEVTGADTVFRMADSLASAMTC from the coding sequence GTGACCGGAGAGCAAGTGGTCGTCACCTCGACCGCAGAAGGCAACGTGACCGTCATCGGCCTGCACGGCGAGGTCGACGAGGACAACGCGCCGTTGCTGGCCCGCGCCCTCGCACAGGCCGCGGAGGGCGGCCCCCGCACCGTGGTGGACCTGTCGGGCGCCGACTTCGTCGACTCCTCGGTGCTGCACGCGCTGCTCCGCGCACAGCGGGCCCATACGGCCGCCGGCGGGGCCCTCGTCCTCGCCGGCCCCTTCCACACGGGGGTCCGCAGGCTGTTCGAAGTCACCGGGGCCGACACGGTGTTCCGCATGGCGGACAGCCTGGCCTCCGCGATGACATGCTGA
- a CDS encoding ATP-binding protein, producing the protein MNPSPPSDTPLDAERPREDAGADRPAVSQVSAATARDRVRELLLLAGVGLDGVVAADALLVTSELVTNAIRHGDGVVAFRADVEDGFLRLSVTDASSRLPAARTGTAEHPGGYGWPLIQRLAEHVACSARPGGKNITATLRLG; encoded by the coding sequence ATGAACCCATCCCCGCCGTCCGACACGCCCCTGGACGCGGAGCGCCCCCGCGAGGACGCCGGCGCAGACCGGCCTGCCGTATCGCAGGTCTCGGCGGCGACGGCCCGTGACCGCGTCCGCGAACTGCTGCTCCTCGCGGGTGTCGGCCTCGACGGGGTGGTCGCGGCGGACGCGCTGCTCGTCACCTCGGAGCTGGTCACCAACGCGATCCGGCACGGTGACGGGGTGGTCGCCTTCCGGGCCGACGTCGAGGACGGCTTCCTGCGGCTGTCGGTCACCGACGCCAGCTCCCGGCTGCCCGCGGCCCGTACGGGCACGGCCGAGCACCCCGGCGGTTACGGCTGGCCCCTCATCCAGCGGCTGGCGGAGCACGTCGCCTGCAGCGCCCGTCCCGGGGGCAAGAACATCACGGCCACGCTCCGTCTGGGCTGA